Proteins found in one Sphaeramia orbicularis chromosome 8, fSphaOr1.1, whole genome shotgun sequence genomic segment:
- the LOC115423519 gene encoding E3 ubiquitin-protein ligase TRIM21-like, protein MAAAGRVRSEDQFLCSICLEVFTDPVSTPCGHNFCKSCISEHWRVNVPYDCPMCKEVFNLKPELKINTFISEMVAQFRQEVQHEPDISSSDQQAAKPGEVPCDDCTEPKLKALKSCLVCLSSYCQTHLEPHLTRSGLKRHQLIHPVENLEDRMCKKHDKPLELFCKTDHTCICQHCTYSDHKSHDVTPLKEEHEKQKPKLKKTQAEIQQMIQERRLKIQEIQRSVELSKNAADTETAEGVEVYTALMESVQRSLDQFKEKIQEKQRSTEKQAEDFIKELEQEICELEKRSTEVEQLSGSEDHLHFVQRFSCVKAAPSMKTWTKVSVRPPSYEGTVARAVSELEDKLTEDMKKVAKAELKRVQQYEVDLTLDPDTAHPTLILSDDGKQVHHGDEWKNLPDKTQRFSKCHCILAKQRFSSGRFYFEVQVKGKTDWDLGVVRESINRKGRITATPQDGYWTICLRNGNQYYALSDPAVLLSVQSGLQKVGVFVDYEEGLVSFYDVGSSVLIYSFIGCCFNQKLLPFFSPYLNAGGLNSVPLIITPVDTE, encoded by the coding sequence ATGGCTGCTGCCGGTCGGGTCCGATCTGAAGATCAGTTcctgtgttccatctgtctggaggtcttcactgatccagtcagcacaccatgtggacacaacttctgcaaatccTGCATCTCTGAACACTGGAGGGTTAATGTCCCATATGACTGTCCCATGTGTAAAGAGGTTTTCAACTTAAAACCCGAGCTGAAGATCAACACTTTCATCTCAGAGATGGTGGCTCAGTTCAGACAAGAAGTTCAGCATGAACCAGACATCTCCAGCTCAGACCAACAAGCTGCCAAACCAGGAGAAGTTCCCTGTGACGACTGCACTGAACccaaactgaaggccctgaagtcctgcctggtgtgtTTGTCCTCCTACTGTCAGACTCATCTGGAACCTCATCTGACACGTTCAGGACTGAAAAGACATCAGCTGATCCaccctgtggagaacctggaGGACAGGATGTGTAAGAAACACGACAAAcctctggagctgttctgtaaaacCGACCACACATGTATCTGTCAACACTGCACCTACTCAGACCACAAAAGTCATGATGTTACTCCTCTGAAAGAAGAACatgaaaaacagaaaccaaagctGAAGAAGACACAGGCTGAAATTCAGCAGATGATCCAGGAGAGACGACTGAAGATCCAGGAGATCCAACGGTCAGTGGAGCTCAGTAAGAACGCTGCAGACACAGAGACAGCAGAAGGTGTGGAGGTCTACACTGCTCTGATGGAGTCTGTTCAGAGAAGTCTGGACCAGTTCAAAGAGAAGATCCAAGAAAAGCAGAGGAGCACCgagaaacaggctgaagacttcatcaaagagctggaacaggaaatctgtgagctggagaagagaagcactgaggtggagcagctctcaggctctgaagaccacctccactttgtccagaggttctcatgtgtcaaagctgctccatccatgaagacctggacaaaGGTCAGCGTCCGTCCACCATCATATGAGGGGACTGTGGCCAGAGCTGTGTCTGAGCTGGAGGACAAACTCACAGAAGACATGAAGAAGGTGGCTAAAGCTGAGCTGAAGAGAGTCCAACAGTATGAGgtggatctgactctggatccagatacaGCACATCCTACactcatcctgtctgatgatggaAAACAGGTTCATCATGGTGATGAATGGAAGAACCTTCCagacaaaacacagaggttttctAAATGTCATTGCATCTTAGCGAAGCAGAGGTTCTCTTCAGGCAGGTTTTACTTTGAGGTTCAGGTCAAAGGAAAGACTGACTGGGATTTAGGAGTGGTCAGAGAGTCCATCAACAGGAAAGGACGGATCACAGCGACTCCTCAGGACGGATACTGGACCATCTGTTTGAGAAATGGAAATCAGTACTATGCTCTTTCTGATCctgctgtccttctgtctgtgcaGTCTGGTCTtcagaaggtgggggtgtttgtggattatgaggagggtctggtctccttttatgacgTAGGTTCTTCAGTTCTCATCTACTCCTTCATTGGCTGCTGCTTCAATCAGAAACTCCTCCCATTCTTCAGTCCATACTTGAATGCTGGAGGTCTAAACTCTGTtcctctgatcatcactcctgtcGACACTGAGTAA